A region of Moorena producens PAL-8-15-08-1 DNA encodes the following proteins:
- a CDS encoding peptidoglycan-binding domain-containing protein: MSKPEKVFHRKRQIIKENKSLMATNTINSNSVLANGSEVTSQANAAYVTHLPVLKKGTAGEAVRFIQQFLICYIDYSVLLDGQFGSQTERAVRDFQSYYNSLQKSNPDYLIVDGIVGKETYRAIGNTFC, encoded by the coding sequence ATGTCGAAACCTGAAAAGGTATTCCATCGTAAACGTCAAATCATTAAGGAAAATAAATCCCTCATGGCAACTAACACTATCAATTCTAACTCTGTACTAGCTAATGGTTCTGAAGTAACTAGTCAGGCTAACGCTGCTTACGTCACCCACCTACCAGTTTTGAAAAAGGGAACAGCCGGTGAAGCTGTCCGCTTTATCCAGCAGTTCTTAATTTGCTACATCGACTATTCTGTGCTTCTTGACGGACAGTTTGGCTCCCAAACAGAACGGGCAGTAAGGGATTTCCAAAGCTACTACAACTCCCTCCAAAAATCTAATCCTGACTACTTGATTGTTGATGGGATTGTTGGTAAAGAAACCTATCGTGCCATCGGTAATACGTTTTGCTAA